The Montipora capricornis isolate CH-2021 chromosome 6, ASM3666992v2, whole genome shotgun sequence genome has a window encoding:
- the LOC138051186 gene encoding uncharacterized protein, giving the protein MNSRKIRDLSKTKSPSSTNLTMTRDKLNFRQVARQVMLANMFTRIQSDAKSQTRAKIPAEGGASVPVYTRTHDLFEEKPALKRRGTPQLFPMSEEMKQTIIALGKLDLLPDERRQDREDDAWSVAKTRQSSKFRDKTRSRIIQPQRFIRNVRSSLNNSKRVIKEDELDCEEKNNGKESDSTEIIEGKMNCFSNNNSKTSKCNVFSRRNRTAAHHQHDRSFHFIKRPYSTRYSDLGPRSIKTASRKTSNQEKWPDCFFLEPNISSTQAQRRISPNDRIKKITAWAEERRASRSTDERNKTGEEMVKPRRWKSVEMLASEIEEKCLSWLENRYGIGR; this is encoded by the coding sequence ATGAACTCAAGAAAAATTCGAGATTTGTCTAAAACGAAAAGCCCATCTTCAACAAATCTTACAATGACCAGAGACAAGCTGAATTTTCGACAAGTTGCAAGGCAGGTGATGTTAGCGAATATGTTCACGCGAATACAAAGTGACGCAAAATCACAAACTCGCGCCAAAATACCAGCTGAAGGCGGCGCGAGCGTTCCAGTTTATACAAGAACACATGATTTGTTTGAAGAGAAACCAGCGCTTAAACGACGTGGCACACCACAGTTGTTCCCCATGTCAGAGGAAATGAAACAAACTATTATTGCATTAGGAAAGTTGGATCTTTTACCAGATGAACGAAGACAAGACCGGGAAGACGACGCATGGAGTGTCGCAAAAACGCGGCAAAGTAGCAAATTTCGCGACAAAACACGCTCCAGAATAATTCAGCCGCAAAGATTCATTCGTAACGTTAGATCCTCACTAAATAATTCAAAACGCGTTATAAAGGAAGACGAGCTTGACTGTGAGGAGAAGAACAACGGAAAAGAAAGCGACAGCACGGAAATCATTGAGGGGAAAATGAATTGTTTTAGTAACAACAACAGCAAGACATCAAAATGCAATGTGTTTTCAAGGCGAAATAGGACCGCAGCGCACCACCAACATGATCgatcttttcatttcattaaacGCCCATATTCAACGAGATACAGCGATCTCGGGCCCAGATCAATAAAAACAGCGTCAAGAAAGACAAGTAATCAAGAAAAATGGCCTGATTGCTTTTTCCTTGAGCCCAATATTTCGTCAACTCAAGCACAACGACGCATTTCGCCTAATGATCGCATAAAAAAGATCACAGCTTGGGCAGAAGAAAGAAGGGCTTCTAGATCTACAGACGAACGtaacaaaactggggaggaaaTGGTAAAGCCCCGACGCTGGAAAAGTGTAGAAATGCTAGCTTcagaaattgaagaaaaatgcTTGTCGTGGCTGGAAAATCGATACGGAATAGGTCGGTAA